In the Timaviella obliquedivisa GSE-PSE-MK23-08B genome, one interval contains:
- a CDS encoding pre-peptidase C-terminal domain-containing protein — protein MAKDPGDKLKNALKFNISNSSRGFSNQIGGSDRLDLIRVTLNQRSTLNVAMTKLKANANLRLLDSRGKKTLAQSRLQGKQNESIVTPLDAGTYYIEVKPGSVRDSTRYTLTLSAGNTAPKLTNVSLSSRAGATTLITNSTLKATDSEQQFRELVYTLTSLPQGGKVQLNGVALGLGGRFTQADIDDGRLNYAGSGSITRLTDNSTNDAVAGISGSNLIWNNFEGLQNQQTIKPFFYDGQANKAVQLTAPGIVSAGAQGIFGSDVVWIGSNVTTNQIFLYKGATGTSTQITNGNRSATNAFISGSNLAWSSTDGQLSKAFFYNGQTGKTTELTAPGITSASSLGVSDSRVIWQGVNSTNNVELFLFDISTGVSRQLTNDALIEYSAAVYGINAIWNSSTADIQTFKSFFYNGQTNQITELTSPGVTIALANTILESNVVWTGIADINSGSEVFLYDGLAGTSTRLTNNDTNDVGNHISGSNIVWTGYNGKDTDIFFYDGTTKTTVELTNNTEGDAGALMDGSNIAWNTNDGTDNEVVFRRFAPTDQFSFTVTDGASGVTPGTINLTITQG, from the coding sequence ATGGCTAAAGATCCGGGTGACAAGCTGAAAAATGCGCTTAAGTTCAATATTTCAAATTCTTCTCGTGGTTTTAGCAATCAGATTGGCGGAAGCGATCGCCTCGATCTAATCCGAGTTACGCTGAACCAGCGCAGTACCCTCAACGTAGCGATGACAAAGCTGAAAGCGAATGCTAACTTGAGGCTTCTCGATAGTAGAGGAAAGAAGACCCTGGCTCAATCGCGTTTGCAAGGCAAGCAGAATGAGTCAATCGTCACACCTCTGGATGCTGGAACCTACTATATTGAGGTGAAACCGGGCAGCGTCCGCGATAGCACACGCTACACACTCACCCTTTCCGCAGGAAATACTGCTCCTAAATTAACTAATGTAAGCTTAAGTTCGCGGGCGGGTGCGACAACCTTAATTACAAACAGTACTCTTAAAGCTACAGATTCGGAACAGCAGTTTAGAGAGTTAGTCTATACGCTAACTAGCTTGCCCCAAGGTGGAAAGGTGCAACTGAACGGTGTGGCACTAGGATTAGGCGGACGCTTTACCCAAGCGGACATTGATGATGGTCGGCTGAACTATGCTGGCTCTGGCAGTATTACTCGTTTAACCGATAATTCTACTAATGACGCGGTTGCTGGCATCTCTGGATCTAACCTGATTTGGAACAATTTTGAAGGACTGCAAAACCAACAGACTATCAAACCCTTCTTCTATGATGGGCAAGCCAATAAAGCAGTACAGCTTACGGCTCCTGGTATTGTTAGTGCAGGTGCCCAAGGGATTTTTGGTTCTGATGTTGTCTGGATAGGTTCTAATGTCACAACTAATCAGATTTTTCTGTATAAAGGCGCAACTGGAACTAGCACACAGATTACAAATGGTAATCGCAGTGCAACCAATGCCTTTATATCTGGATCTAATCTTGCCTGGAGCAGCACGGATGGACAACTTTCTAAAGCCTTTTTCTATAACGGTCAGACAGGTAAAACGACTGAACTAACCGCTCCTGGTATTACTAGCGCTTCATCTTTGGGCGTTTCTGATTCTCGGGTAATATGGCAAGGAGTAAATAGCACTAATAATGTTGAATTGTTTCTGTTCGATATCTCGACAGGTGTCAGTAGACAGTTAACAAATGATGCATTAATTGAATATTCTGCTGCTGTTTATGGCATCAATGCGATTTGGAACAGTAGCACTGCCGATATACAAACCTTCAAATCTTTCTTCTATAACGGTCAAACAAATCAAATCACAGAACTGACTAGCCCTGGTGTCACAATTGCATTAGCTAATACTATTCTTGAATCGAACGTTGTCTGGACTGGAATTGCTGATATCAATTCAGGGTCAGAAGTGTTTCTCTATGACGGTTTGGCGGGCACTTCTACTCGATTAACGAATAATGATACGAATGATGTTGGAAACCATATTTCCGGTTCTAATATTGTTTGGACAGGTTATAACGGCAAAGATACCGATATCTTCTTCTACGACGGCACTACTAAAACTACAGTTGAACTGACCAATAATACTGAGGGTGATGCTGGTGCGTTGATGGATGGCTCTAATATTGCTTGGAATACAAATGATGGCACGGACAATGAGGTTGTTTTCCGACGCTTTGCTCCAACTGATCAATTTAGCTTTACGGTTACAGACGGAGCTAGTGGGGTGACACCCGGAACGATTAACTTGACAATCACTCAGGGCTAG